The following are from one region of the Polaribacter marinaquae genome:
- the bcp gene encoding thioredoxin-dependent thiol peroxidase yields MTSLKIGDKAPEFEAKDNTGNTIKLSDYSGKKLVLFFYPKASTPGCTNEACDLRDNYQTFLSKGYDVLGVSADSAKRQQNFINKNELPFPLLADEDKAVIEAFNVWGPKKFMGREYDGIHRTTFVIDENGVIEDVISKVKTKAHAAQILE; encoded by the coding sequence ATGACATCATTAAAAATAGGAGACAAAGCTCCGGAATTTGAAGCAAAAGACAACACAGGTAACACAATTAAATTATCAGATTACAGCGGTAAAAAATTAGTTCTATTTTTTTATCCAAAAGCAAGTACACCAGGTTGTACTAATGAAGCGTGTGATTTAAGAGATAATTATCAAACTTTTTTAAGCAAAGGCTATGATGTTTTGGGTGTAAGCGCAGATTCTGCAAAAAGACAACAAAATTTTATCAATAAAAATGAATTGCCATTTCCTCTATTAGCAGATGAAGATAAAGCAGTAATTGAGGCTTTTAATGTTTGGGGACCTAAAAAATTTATGGGAAGAGAGTATGACGGAATTCATAGAACCACTTTTGTTATAGATGAAAATGGTGTTATAGAAGATGTAATTTCAAAGGTAAAAACAAAGGCGCATGCAGCCCAAATTTTAGAATAA
- a CDS encoding endonuclease III domain-containing protein has product MTKQEKVQFVIDTLQEKYPEIPIPLDHKDPYTLLIAVLLSAQCTDVRVNQITPLLFAKADNPFNMVKMSIEEIKEIIRPCGLSPMKSKGIYGLSKILIEKYDGEVPQSFEGLEELPAVGHKTASVVMSQAFGVPAFPVDTHILRLMYRWNLSNGKSVAQTEKDAKRLFPRELWNDLHLQIIWYGREYSPARGWNLDNDIITKTIGRKTVLNEYYKTKKTP; this is encoded by the coding sequence ATGACAAAGCAAGAAAAAGTACAATTTGTAATTGATACACTTCAAGAAAAATATCCAGAAATTCCTATTCCGTTAGATCATAAAGATCCGTATACATTGTTAATTGCAGTATTGCTGTCTGCACAATGTACAGACGTTAGAGTAAATCAAATTACACCATTATTGTTTGCCAAAGCAGACAATCCTTTTAATATGGTAAAAATGTCTATTGAAGAAATTAAGGAAATCATAAGACCATGTGGTTTGTCTCCAATGAAAAGTAAAGGAATTTACGGTTTGTCTAAAATTTTAATAGAAAAATATGATGGCGAAGTTCCTCAAAGTTTCGAAGGTTTAGAAGAATTACCTGCTGTTGGTCATAAAACTGCAAGTGTTGTAATGAGTCAAGCATTTGGTGTACCCGCTTTTCCGGTAGATACGCATATTTTAAGATTGATGTATCGTTGGAATTTAAGTAACGGAAAAAGCGTTGCACAAACAGAAAAAGATGCAAAAAGATTATTCCCAAGAGAACTATGGAATGATTTACATCTTCAAATTATTTGGTACGGAAGAGAATATTCTCCTGCTAGAGGCTGGAATTTAGACAACGACATTATTACTAAAACAATTGGTAGAAAAACAGTTTTAAACGAGTATTATAAAACAAAAAAAACACCTTAA
- a CDS encoding 7TM-DISM domain-containing protein has protein sequence MKKITLLFFIHIFSFISAQEKQKSVYDDLKYFDTKEQNLSILEIIHNYESGEFQKEENQKIYKILNGKTFWYHFSLDNTSKKIDKKYFTIANTYLDFGKVYLKKGNKIDTLSSVSYNELFPHKNIFYRNPVWKIETDSILKTDVFLRIKNSTGRTRLALYLENENDFLKRVQSEYFYFGLFIAFLISMTLILVFFAVLKKEYAVLFYAAYIVTVFFEFLAGKGLGVQYIWSDSVFLINNVRSFSQTIGVLCMGLFYLNFYKLNANQKISKRIFKWGAYFTIPFVLLYVYKFFFGGFINLYLYVWTVLKIIAFIWVLNHIYLTIKKQLPLYLVIAFIVPILAVINGQIMNPEVHNTLAIKYSGPNIYYLALSLEILLFTRYIFGTVIDTQRSYFKLKKVSDELKYNFQNKTLEVQQQERNKLVNNVHDTFGGYLEALKLRLLQKADNTPEKVQEILDAFYKDYRYLLNSLYAPKINSENFISSLIEFCEKLDKLTNQKISHNFNLDGIDLPQDKCVHIYRIISELTTNAIKHSKSTIININIHQQKNKVVFIEVKDDGIGFNTDKISDSSFGLNSIRERVSQLKGTLNIISDKTGSTFKIEILVND, from the coding sequence TTGAAAAAAATTACTCTCCTCTTTTTTATTCATATTTTTAGTTTTATTAGTGCTCAAGAAAAACAAAAATCGGTTTATGATGATTTAAAATATTTTGACACTAAAGAGCAAAATCTTTCAATTTTAGAGATAATACACAATTATGAATCAGGAGAATTTCAAAAAGAAGAAAATCAAAAAATTTACAAAATTTTAAACGGTAAAACGTTTTGGTATCATTTCTCTTTAGACAATACTTCAAAAAAAATAGATAAAAAATACTTTACAATTGCCAATACTTATTTAGATTTTGGTAAAGTTTACTTGAAAAAAGGAAATAAAATTGATACCCTTTCTAGTGTTTCTTACAACGAACTTTTTCCGCATAAAAACATTTTTTACAGAAATCCAGTTTGGAAAATTGAAACCGATAGCATTTTAAAAACTGATGTTTTTTTAAGAATAAAAAATAGCACTGGTAGAACTAGATTGGCTCTTTATTTAGAAAATGAAAATGATTTTTTGAAACGAGTACAATCAGAATATTTTTATTTCGGACTTTTTATAGCTTTTTTAATAAGCATGACTCTTATACTTGTCTTTTTTGCAGTATTAAAAAAAGAATATGCTGTTTTATTTTATGCAGCATATATAGTTACTGTATTTTTCGAATTTTTGGCAGGCAAAGGCTTAGGAGTACAATATATTTGGTCTGATAGCGTATTTTTAATTAATAATGTTAGAAGTTTTAGCCAAACAATTGGTGTGCTCTGTATGGGTTTATTCTATTTAAATTTTTATAAATTAAATGCAAATCAAAAAATATCAAAAAGAATTTTTAAATGGGGAGCATACTTCACAATTCCGTTTGTATTATTATATGTTTATAAATTTTTCTTCGGAGGATTCATAAACTTATATCTTTATGTTTGGACAGTTTTAAAGATAATCGCGTTTATTTGGGTTTTAAATCATATCTATTTAACAATTAAGAAACAATTACCTTTATACTTAGTCATAGCTTTTATTGTACCAATTTTAGCTGTTATAAATGGTCAAATTATGAACCCGGAAGTACATAATACATTAGCAATTAAATATAGCGGACCAAATATTTATTATTTAGCACTATCATTAGAAATTTTGCTATTTACGCGCTATATTTTTGGTACTGTTATAGATACTCAAAGAAGTTATTTTAAGTTGAAAAAAGTTAGTGATGAACTTAAATATAACTTTCAAAATAAGACACTAGAAGTACAGCAACAAGAACGCAACAAACTTGTAAATAATGTGCATGATACCTTTGGCGGATATTTAGAAGCTTTAAAACTGAGACTTTTACAAAAAGCAGACAATACACCAGAAAAAGTACAAGAAATTTTAGATGCTTTTTATAAAGACTATAGATATTTACTAAACAGTTTATATGCTCCTAAAATCAATTCAGAAAACTTTATTTCTAGTTTGATAGAATTTTGTGAAAAATTAGATAAACTTACAAATCAGAAAATATCACATAACTTTAATCTAGACGGTATAGATTTGCCACAAGATAAATGTGTTCACATCTATCGAATTATATCAGAATTAACTACCAACGCAATAAAACATTCTAAATCAACCATAATTAATATCAATATTCATCAACAAAAAAATAAAGTTGTTTTTATAGAAGTAAAAGATGATGGTATTGGCTTTAATACTGATAAAATTTCCGATTCAAGTTTCGGTTTAAATAGTATAAGAGAAAGAGTTTCTCAGTTAAAAGGAACCTTAAATATTATTTCTGATAAAACCGGAAGTACTTTTAAAATTGAAATCCTTGTAAATGATTAA
- a CDS encoding T9SS type A sorting domain-containing protein → MKTKLFLLLVSIFSLNMFSQTVAIPDTNFEQALIDLGFDSNGLNGNILSSDALLIDSLKIGNPLENELTPNVLGKITDISGIDSMTNLTYLDVRENEITTVDLSTNTALVDVSIGTNLLSTIDVSNNINLVSLFVNENQLTSIDISNNNNLERLGIMNNQISAINVSHLVNLKEFYAHGNQLTNLDVSSNINLVVLRAYDNLLSSLDVTNNTLLETLRIENNHQLNPNNTISTLDLSNNINLKDLRFSNNPINSIDVSNNVNLEFITFYGVGISSIDLSKNVNLKRIYGGFNGNMSAIDISKNTELEFFTFVDNNLTSLDVSNNNKLQVLVLDNNNVSNLDFTSLSNLYWFSIENNDFTSVNLSDLDKLTNLYLNGNNLSNLDISNNLLLISDPEIVSVTLQENENLSCIQIAESQVTTTWLKDENAAFNLDCSATEVTTIPDSKFEQALIDLGFDSNGLNGNILSSDALLIDSLKIDNKEILSLSGVEKMSNLIYLRAKNNSLTAIDVTKNINLKYLNLDGNNLSELDVTKNINLELISLFGGSSGLTSVDLSMNTNLKSVYLTTLSNLETVTFGNSPNLTFIQLAYNKITSLDLTGLPSLETLRIPNQAMTSLDVSQNLNLSILWASNNAITGNLDLTNNLSLTQLLVDGNQITGLDVSENSALTFIRAHNNHITTIDVNANVNLEYLWLGGNFEDLGGSLETNTISALDVSTNTNLKELILAGLNLSSIDISNNTNLTLLNANSNNLTSLDIAVNDSLEVLAFGNNEIATIDVTDKPSLKELYGWKTNLTQLNLDNNTKLEKLIIFDTKLNNIDLSNNLLLKEIDINQVKKTGTLDLSKHTKLESFVIANTLLSELNLRNGHNTSITYAEITDNPNLTCVTVDDVSYANSNFTNISNGIVFNTSCGISDDLVSVPDANFEQALIDLGFDSNGLNGTILKTDAVLIDSLKIGNPLENEFTPNVSGKIKDISGIASMTSLTYLDVRQNEISTVDLSDNTSLVDVSLGENQLSTIDVSANVNLISLFVNDNQLTSIDVSNNSALERLGIMRNQFTSVDVSTLLNLKDLFVHGNQLTSLNTSNNTKLTWLYTSDNPFSNGLDLSNNTLLERLYVWNNQLSSLDVTNLPNLEFLYASANLFTSIDLSNNTKLERLSIFDGKLTALDITKNTVLSDLRIYNNQITSLDLTKNPELIIAWIEANLLTEIDLSANTKIDNLAIGINPISSLDVSAQTEMRILTAEQTNIGSVNLFNNPNLLEVWLADNSNLTQMDFSAQTKMYRLGIYNTGISELKLGKSPITSLLAGDNPNLLKIDLKNGNNTSLTEFDVSNSPNLTCIKVDDVTTVSSSFPEVNASLFNIDCGFVTEDIVNIPDVNFKSALISNTLINLNSDNEIQVSEAQAFSGGIVANGKGIEDLTGVEAFINITTLEVRNNLLTTIDISNNTKLKILSIDQNQLSSLDISSLVDLEYCYAGENKITTIDLTNNVALTRLWLNINELTSIDISKNTALESLQLDWNFGLTAVDFSNNLSLNRIHLWKTAISTIDVSMLLNLERLYVSETNITSLDISKNTKLYDLRMGDNNITDLDFSNNVELTRIDVINSGLTSLDISKNPKLKILIASDNALTGLDLTNNTLLEELYLGNNNIINIDINQNTALTKLYLNDNALERAYLRNGNNQSIVEFDIKNNENLSCIAVDNVVFSDENWLEKDATVSYNIDCASEWEVYTTDTNLETALVTFAGLDDDGDGVVTYEEAQAFTGDLDLSGRNITSVQGLEAFTNAASINISGNSITDISSLLNANAVVVSSRITGERRSLSVNNNLKVLNVANNLIEAINISKLTSITDLIVTNNNLSSLNLKNGANSTLINFDATGNPNLTCIEVDDVDAAINNTNWKKDKEANYNLSCKVLSVDNQFLKDNITIYPNPAEDYITVSLSNGLLVKSIEMYNLVGKKVLKSKEIDLDISRFSSGVYFIKVITDKGTLMQKLLKK, encoded by the coding sequence ATGAAAACAAAATTATTTTTATTATTAGTATCTATCTTTAGTCTTAACATGTTTAGCCAAACTGTTGCAATTCCAGACACAAATTTTGAACAAGCTTTAATTGATTTAGGTTTTGATTCTAACGGATTAAATGGAAATATTTTAAGTTCGGATGCACTATTAATTGACAGTTTGAAAATTGGAAATCCGTTAGAAAACGAATTAACACCAAATGTTTTAGGAAAAATAACAGATATTTCTGGTATTGACTCAATGACAAATCTAACTTATTTAGATGTAAGAGAAAACGAAATTACTACAGTAGATTTATCTACAAATACTGCTTTAGTAGATGTTAGTATTGGCACCAATTTATTATCCACAATTGATGTTAGTAATAATATCAATTTAGTTTCATTATTTGTAAATGAAAATCAATTAACTTCTATAGATATTTCTAATAATAACAATTTAGAGCGATTAGGTATTATGAATAATCAAATATCAGCTATTAATGTATCTCATTTAGTCAATTTAAAAGAGTTTTATGCTCATGGAAATCAGTTAACAAACTTAGATGTTTCGAGTAATATAAATCTAGTTGTTTTAAGAGCTTATGATAATTTGTTATCGAGTTTAGATGTTACAAATAATACTTTATTAGAAACACTTCGCATAGAAAATAATCATCAATTAAATCCAAATAATACAATTTCTACATTAGATTTATCTAATAATATCAATTTAAAAGATTTAAGATTTTCGAACAATCCTATAAACTCTATTGATGTCAGCAATAATGTAAATTTAGAATTCATTACTTTTTACGGAGTTGGTATTTCTTCTATAGATTTATCTAAAAACGTAAATTTAAAACGTATTTATGGTGGATTTAATGGTAATATGTCTGCTATTGATATTAGTAAAAACACAGAATTAGAGTTTTTTACTTTTGTTGATAATAATTTAACGAGTTTAGATGTTTCTAATAATAATAAGTTACAAGTATTAGTTTTAGATAACAATAATGTTTCTAATTTAGATTTTACAAGCTTATCAAATTTATATTGGTTTTCTATTGAAAATAACGATTTTACTAGTGTTAATTTATCTGATTTAGATAAATTAACAAACTTGTATTTAAACGGAAACAATCTTTCGAATTTAGATATTAGTAATAACTTATTATTAATTTCAGATCCAGAAATAGTAAGCGTTACCCTACAAGAAAACGAAAATTTATCGTGTATTCAAATTGCAGAATCACAAGTTACAACTACATGGCTAAAAGATGAAAACGCAGCTTTTAATTTAGATTGTTCTGCGACAGAAGTTACTACGATTCCTGATTCTAAATTTGAACAAGCTTTAATTGATTTAGGCTTTGATTCTAACGGATTAAATGGAAATATATTAAGTTCGGATGCACTGTTAATTGATAGCTTAAAAATTGATAATAAAGAAATTTTAAGTTTATCTGGAGTTGAAAAAATGTCTAACTTAATTTATTTAAGGGCAAAAAATAATAGTTTAACTGCTATTGATGTTACAAAAAATATAAACTTAAAATATTTAAATTTAGATGGTAATAATTTGTCTGAACTAGATGTTACTAAAAATATAAACTTAGAATTAATTAGTCTATTTGGCGGAAGTAGTGGTTTAACAAGTGTAGATTTATCTATGAATACCAATTTAAAAAGTGTTTATTTAACAACACTATCAAATTTAGAAACTGTAACCTTTGGCAACTCACCAAACTTAACTTTTATACAATTAGCATATAACAAAATAACATCGCTAGATTTAACCGGTTTACCAAGTTTAGAAACTTTAAGAATACCGAATCAAGCAATGACAAGTTTAGATGTTTCTCAAAACCTAAATCTATCCATATTATGGGCTTCAAACAATGCCATTACAGGTAATTTAGATTTAACTAATAATTTGTCTTTAACACAACTTTTGGTAGACGGAAACCAAATAACTGGTTTAGATGTTTCTGAAAATAGTGCTTTAACGTTTATAAGAGCACATAATAATCATATTACAACAATAGATGTAAACGCAAATGTAAATTTAGAATACTTATGGTTGGGTGGTAATTTTGAAGACTTAGGTGGAAGTTTAGAAACGAATACAATTAGTGCTTTGGATGTATCAACAAATACAAACCTAAAAGAGTTAATACTTGCAGGATTAAATTTAAGTTCAATCGACATTTCTAATAATACAAATTTAACCTTGTTAAATGCGAATTCTAATAATTTAACAAGTTTAGATATTGCTGTAAATGATTCTTTAGAAGTTTTGGCTTTTGGAAATAATGAAATTGCAACAATAGATGTAACAGATAAACCTAGTTTAAAAGAATTATATGGCTGGAAAACAAATTTAACACAACTAAATTTAGATAATAATACAAAACTAGAAAAGCTTATAATTTTCGATACCAAGCTTAACAATATCGATCTTTCTAATAATTTACTTTTAAAAGAAATAGACATTAATCAAGTTAAAAAAACAGGAACTTTAGACTTGTCTAAGCATACAAAATTAGAGTCTTTTGTAATTGCAAATACGCTGTTAAGTGAACTAAATTTAAGAAATGGTCATAATACAAGTATAACATATGCAGAAATTACAGACAACCCTAATTTAACTTGTGTTACTGTTGATGATGTTAGTTATGCAAATTCTAACTTTACAAATATAAGCAACGGAATAGTTTTTAATACAAGCTGTGGTATTTCTGATGATCTTGTTTCTGTGCCAGATGCAAACTTTGAACAAGCTTTAATAGATCTTGGTTTTGATTCTAATGGTTTAAATGGTACAATACTAAAAACTGATGCTGTTTTAATTGATAGCTTAAAAATTGGAAATCCTTTAGAAAATGAATTTACACCTAATGTTTCAGGAAAAATAAAAGATATTTCTGGTATAGCTTCTATGACAAGTCTAACTTATTTAGATGTTCGACAAAATGAAATTTCAACTGTAGATTTATCAGATAATACTAGTTTGGTTGATGTAAGTTTGGGTGAAAATCAATTATCAACTATAGATGTTTCTGCTAATGTTAATTTAATCTCGTTATTTGTAAATGACAATCAGTTAACATCAATAGACGTTTCAAATAATTCTGCTTTAGAACGTTTAGGGATTATGAGAAATCAGTTTACATCAGTAGATGTTTCTACATTATTAAATCTAAAAGATTTATTTGTTCATGGTAATCAATTAACAAGTTTAAATACTTCAAACAACACAAAACTAACTTGGTTATATACATCAGATAATCCTTTTTCGAATGGTTTAGATCTTTCAAATAATACATTATTAGAAAGGTTATATGTCTGGAATAATCAGTTATCATCTTTAGACGTAACAAATTTGCCAAATCTAGAATTTCTTTATGCGAGTGCAAACCTTTTTACAAGCATTGATCTTAGCAATAACACAAAATTAGAAAGACTTTCTATTTTTGACGGTAAATTAACTGCATTAGACATTACTAAAAATACTGTTTTAAGTGATTTAAGAATCTATAATAATCAGATTACTAGTTTAGATTTAACAAAGAACCCTGAATTAATTATTGCGTGGATTGAGGCAAATCTATTAACAGAAATTGATTTAAGCGCAAATACCAAAATAGACAATTTAGCTATTGGTATTAATCCTATTTCTTCTCTAGATGTTTCTGCTCAAACAGAAATGAGAATTTTAACAGCAGAACAAACAAATATTGGTTCAGTTAATCTATTTAATAACCCTAATTTATTAGAAGTTTGGTTAGCAGATAATTCTAACCTTACTCAAATGGATTTTTCTGCACAAACAAAAATGTATCGATTAGGGATTTACAATACAGGTATTTCTGAATTAAAATTAGGTAAATCTCCAATAACTAGTTTATTAGCAGGGGATAATCCTAATTTGTTAAAAATAGATTTAAAAAACGGTAATAATACAAGTCTAACTGAATTTGATGTAAGCAATTCTCCAAATTTAACATGTATAAAAGTAGATGATGTAACTACTGTGTCATCAAGTTTTCCAGAAGTTAATGCATCATTATTTAATATAGATTGTGGTTTTGTTACAGAAGATATAGTTAATATCCCGGATGTAAATTTCAAATCTGCTTTAATTTCTAATACTTTAATTAATTTAAATAGCGATAATGAAATTCAGGTTTCAGAAGCTCAAGCTTTTTCTGGAGGTATTGTGGCTAATGGAAAAGGAATTGAAGATTTAACAGGAGTAGAAGCGTTTATAAATATTACTACTTTAGAAGTTAGAAATAACTTATTAACTACTATAGATATATCAAATAACACAAAGCTTAAAATTTTAAGTATCGATCAAAATCAACTTAGTTCTTTAGATATTAGCAGTTTAGTTGATTTAGAATATTGTTATGCAGGCGAGAATAAAATAACAACCATAGATCTAACAAATAATGTTGCTTTAACCAGATTATGGTTAAATATAAATGAGTTAACATCAATAGATATTTCTAAAAATACAGCTTTAGAATCATTACAATTAGATTGGAATTTCGGTTTAACAGCAGTGGATTTTTCTAATAACTTATCTTTAAATAGAATCCATTTATGGAAAACAGCAATTAGTACAATCGACGTTTCTATGCTACTAAATCTAGAAAGATTATATGTGTCTGAAACTAATATTACGTCATTAGATATTTCTAAAAACACAAAATTGTATGATTTAAGAATGGGAGATAATAATATTACTGATTTAGATTTTTCTAATAATGTAGAATTAACAAGAATTGATGTAATAAATTCTGGCTTAACATCTTTAGATATATCTAAAAATCCAAAGCTTAAAATTTTAATTGCAAGCGATAATGCTTTAACTGGCTTAGATTTAACAAACAACACGCTATTAGAAGAGTTGTATTTAGGTAATAATAACATTATAAATATTGATATTAACCAAAATACAGCATTAACTAAATTATATTTAAATGATAATGCGCTAGAAAGAGCTTATTTAAGAAACGGAAATAATCAATCTATTGTAGAATTCGATATTAAAAATAACGAAAATCTTAGTTGTATCGCTGTTGATAATGTTGTTTTTTCTGATGAAAATTGGTTAGAAAAAGATGCAACGGTAAGTTATAATATAGATTGCGCATCAGAATGGGAAGTTTATACTACAGATACAAACTTAGAAACGGCTTTGGTTACTTTTGCTGGCTTAGATGATGATGGTGACGGAGTTGTAACCTACGAAGAAGCTCAGGCTTTTACAGGTGATTTAGATTTAAGTGGAAGAAATATAACTTCGGTACAAGGTTTAGAAGCATTTACAAATGCTGCTAGTATAAATATTTCTGGAAACAGTATTACAGATATAAGTAGTTTATTAAATGCAAATGCAGTTGTTGTTTCGTCTAGAATAACAGGCGAGAGAAGAAGCCTTTCGGTTAATAATAATTTAAAAGTTTTAAATGTTGCCAACAATTTAATTGAAGCAATAAACATCTCTAAATTAACAAGTATAACAGATTTAATTGTTACCAATAACAACTTAAGTAGTTTAAATTTAAAAAATGGTGCTAATAGTACTTTAATAAATTTTGATGCTACCGGAAATCCGAATTTAACTTGTATTGAGGTTGATGATGTAGATGCTGCAATTAATAATACGAATTGGAAAAAAGACAAAGAAGCAAATTATAACCTTTCTTGTAAAGTATTGTCTGTAGATAATCAGTTTTTAAAAGATAATATTACCATTTACCCAAACCCAGCAGAAGATTACATTACAGTATCATTATCTAATGGCTTATTAGTAAAATCTATAGAAATGTATAACTTGGTAGGTAAAAAAGTTTTAAAATCTAAAGAAATAGATTTAGATATATCGCGCTTTTCAAGCGGAGTGTATTTTATTAAAGTAATTACAGATAAAGGTACATTAATGCAAAAGCTTCTTAAAAAATAG
- a CDS encoding helix-turn-helix domain-containing protein, with product MGVVKLFDKSNLELISKKDNESIDRKLSISFIRDFLFFFNIKQEDLPKLISYSEELERNRQFVLENKKYFETLTCKEKEVFTLVIKGKSSCEIANSLFIETSTVSTHRKRIKQKLNLTSIFDWYNYAKAFDLA from the coding sequence ATGGGGGTAGTTAAACTATTTGATAAGTCAAATTTAGAATTAATTTCAAAAAAGGATAATGAATCGATAGATAGGAAATTGTCTATTAGCTTTATTAGAGACTTTCTTTTCTTTTTTAATATCAAACAAGAAGATTTGCCAAAATTAATTTCTTATTCAGAAGAATTAGAAAGAAATAGGCAGTTTGTACTAGAAAATAAAAAATATTTTGAAACATTAACTTGTAAAGAAAAAGAGGTTTTTACACTTGTAATTAAGGGAAAATCCTCTTGCGAAATTGCAAATAGTTTATTTATAGAAACATCAACAGTTTCTACTCATAGAAAGCGAATTAAGCAAAAGTTGAATTTAACCTCAATATTCGATTGGTATAATTATGCGAAAGCTTTTGACTTAGCATAA
- a CDS encoding response regulator transcription factor gives MIKSPINIVIADDNRFFCDALKDSLNFHEELNVIQTFNNLDHLISFTSLNKFDVLILDVNFNGKSSLDFLNEIKKNNNFKIIALTTMNNNYIKNKAISNGVDFFVGKDEDLENFKEVILTCFMSKTVKKNKSSFKVEIDNYKFTKRKLEILQALYDYSNKKEKELSAILNITESSLKSHKRELFEITLTKSTPELIKFGIQKGIIIT, from the coding sequence ATGATTAAAAGTCCAATAAATATAGTAATTGCTGATGACAATCGTTTTTTTTGCGATGCATTAAAAGATAGTTTAAATTTTCATGAAGAATTAAATGTAATACAAACGTTTAATAATCTTGATCATTTAATTTCTTTTACATCACTAAACAAATTTGACGTTTTAATCTTAGACGTAAATTTTAATGGAAAGAGTTCTTTAGATTTCTTAAATGAAATTAAAAAGAATAACAATTTTAAAATCATTGCTTTAACAACCATGAACAATAATTATATTAAAAATAAAGCAATAAGTAACGGTGTAGATTTTTTTGTTGGAAAGGATGAAGATTTAGAAAATTTTAAAGAAGTTATTCTTACTTGTTTTATGAGTAAAACCGTTAAAAAGAATAAATCTTCTTTTAAAGTAGAAATCGATAATTATAAGTTTACAAAAAGAAAATTAGAGATTTTACAAGCATTATATGATTATTCGAATAAAAAAGAAAAAGAACTCTCTGCAATCTTAAACATTACAGAAAGTTCTTTAAAATCTCATAAAAGGGAGCTTTTTGAAATTACGTTAACAAAAAGTACACCAGAATTAATAAAATTCGGTATTCAAAAAGGAATAATAATTACCTAA
- a CDS encoding SDR family oxidoreductase — translation MENILVAGANGTTGKKIVNLLETSQYFNPIAMVRKEEQKKQFEDKNIKTVLADLEEDVSFTTKNIDKVIFAAGSGGKKVVEVDQEGAKRMIDAAIKENVSKFVMLSSMGADNPEQADDLQEYLKAKHNADVYLKESNLTYSIVRPGSLTDKKGKGKIELSGKLNKSGKITRDDVAQTLVRSLHDTAAINKTFEIIEGETLIGQAVPH, via the coding sequence ATGGAAAACATATTAGTAGCAGGTGCAAATGGTACCACAGGAAAAAAAATAGTTAATTTATTAGAAACATCACAATATTTTAATCCAATTGCTATGGTTAGAAAAGAAGAACAAAAAAAGCAATTTGAAGATAAAAATATTAAAACCGTTTTAGCAGATTTAGAAGAAGATGTTTCTTTTACAACTAAAAATATAGACAAAGTTATTTTTGCCGCTGGTTCTGGTGGTAAAAAAGTAGTAGAAGTAGATCAAGAAGGAGCTAAAAGAATGATAGATGCAGCAATAAAAGAAAACGTATCTAAGTTTGTAATGTTAAGTTCTATGGGAGCAGACAATCCTGAGCAAGCAGATGATTTGCAAGAATATTTAAAAGCGAAACACAATGCTGATGTTTATTTAAAAGAAAGTAATCTTACATATTCTATTGTTAGACCAGGGTCTTTAACTGACAAAAAAGGAAAAGGAAAAATTGAACTAAGCGGAAAACTTAATAAATCTGGTAAAATTACAAGAGATGATGTAGCACAAACTTTAGTTAGATCTTTACATGACACAGCCGCAATTAATAAAACTTTCGAAATTATAGAAGGAGAAACATTAATTGGTCAAGCAGTTCCTCATTAA